CTACGGCCGCGCGCTCGCGCCCTACGTCGACCACACCGGGCGGCTCCTGGCCCGCGCGCTGCGCGAAGGGAAGAACGTGCTCTTCGAGGGCGCCCAGGGCACCTTCCTCGACGTGGACCACGGCACCTACCCCTACGTGACGTCGTCGAACTGTGTCGCCGGCGCCGCCTGCACCGGCGCCGGGATCGGGCCGACCCGCATCGACCGGGTCCTCGGCATCTCGAAGGCCTACACGACGCGCGTGGGGGGCGGCCCCTTCCCGACCGAGGACACCGGCGCGCTCGGCGAGCAGCTCCGCACCCGGGGCTCCGAGTTCGGCGCCACCACCGGGCGCCCGCGCCGCTGCGGGTGGCTCGACGTCGTGATGCTGCGCGAGGCCGCGGTCGTGAACGGGCTCACCGGGATCGCGCTCAACAAGCTCGACATCCTGTCGGGCCTGCCCGAGCTGCGCGTCGCGACGGCCTACCGCATCGACGGCAAGCAGACCGACGAGTTCCCGATGACCCTCGGCGAGCTCGCGCGCGCCGAGCCCGTCTACGAGACGCTGCCGGGCTGGTCGGCCGACCTCTCGGAGGCGCGCCGCTGGGAGGACCTGCCCGACGCCGCGCGCCGCTACGTCGCGCGCATCGAGGCGCTCGTCGAGGTGCCGGTCGAGCTGATCTCGGTGGGGCCGGGGCGCGACGCCACGATCACCCGCAGCGATCCCTTCCGGGCGGCGTGACGCGCCTTGCAGGTCGAGGCGCGCGATCTCCACTTCGCTCGCGGCGACCGCCGGATCTTCCGCGGGCTGAGCTGCGCGTTCCCGCGCGGGAAGATCAGCGTGGTCGCGGCGGCGAGCGGCGGGGGCAAGACCACGCTCCTGCGCATGATCGCCTGCCTGCTCCAGCCCGACCGCGGGAGCCTCGTGGTGGACGGCACGCAGGACCTGGCCCGGCTCGGGCGCGAGGAGGTGGTGCGCTACCGCCGGCGGGTCGGGATGCTGTTCCAGTTCGGCGCGCTCCTCGATACCTTCACGCTCTACGACAACGTGGCGCTCCCGCTGCGCGAGCACAGCGAGCTCGGCGAGGACGAGATCCACGGCGAGGTGCGGCGCGTGTTCGAGGCGGTCGGCCTGGAGGGCGTCGACCACCTGCTGCCCGGCGAGCTGTCGGGCGGCATGGTGAAGCGGGCGGGCCTGGCGCGCGCGCTCATCGAGAAGCCCGAGCTGCTGCTCTGCGACGAGCCCTTCTCGGGGCTCGATCCCCCGACCGTGCGGCGCGTCGAGGAGCTGCTCGTGGCCGTGAACCGCCGCTTCGGCGCCACCCTCGTCGTCACCTCGCACCACCCGCAGTCGACGCTGCGCATCGCCGACCACCTGGTGATGATCGGGGAGGGCGCCGCGGTGGAGGGCGAGCCGCGCGAGCTGATGCGCCGCGACGCCGGAGCGGCCGAGTTCTTCCTCGACGCGCTGCCTCCCCCGGCGTCCGGGGCCGCGGCGCGATGAGCCCCGCCGGCCCCGTGCGCGCGCTCGGCGCCCTGGTCCTGCGCTCGCTGCGCGGGCTCGGCCGCTTCGCGCTCTTCACGGCCTCGGTGCTGCGCGCCGGCAGCCGCCCCCCGCTGCGCCTGCGCCGCCTCGTCGGCGAGATCTACGACGCCGGGGTGCTGTCGCTCCTGATCGTCTGCGTCTCGGGCTTCGCCGTGGGCATGGTGCTGGGGCTCCAGGGCCACAACACGCTCTCGCGCTTCGGCGCCGAGGAGAGCCTCGGCGCGGTGGTCGGCCTGTCGCTGATCCGCGAGCTCGGGCCGGTGCTCACCTCGCTCCTGGTGGCGGGCCGCGCGGGCTCGGCGATGGCGGCCGAGATCGCGGCCATGGGCGTCACCGAGCAGCTCGACGGCCTGCGCATGATGTCGGTCGACCCGCTCGACTTCGTGGTGGCGCCCAAGGCCTTCGGCATGATCGTCGCGATGCCGCTGCTCTCGACCCTCTTCGTGGTCTTCGGGATCCTCGGCGGCTGGACGGTCGGGGTGGCGCTGCTCGGGGGCGACCCGGGCTCGTACCTCTCGACGCTCGAGCAGGCGGTCGCGTTCCGGGAGGACGTGGTCGGGGGCATCCTGAAGGGCGTGGTCTTCGGCCTGCTGGTGGGCTTCGTGGCCACCTTCCGGGGCTACACCGCACGGACCACGACGGCCGGCGTCAGCGCGGCCGCGACCTCGACCGTGGTGATCGCCTCGGTGGCGACGCTCATCTTCGACTACTTCATCACGGCGCTCTGGGGGTACTGAAGGATGCGCGAGTCACCGGCAAGGGAGCTGTGGGTCGGCCTGTTCGTGCTGGCCGGGCTGGCGGCGTTGGCCTGGCTGTCGTTCTCGGTGGGCGGGGTGGAATCCCTGCGCGCCGGCGGCCTCCAGCTCACCGCGACCTTCGACGAGATCGGCGGGCTCAAGAAGCGCGCCCAGGTGGTGATCAGCGGCGTCCGGGTCGGACAGGTCAAGTCGATCGACCTGTCGGACGATTTCCGGGCGCGGGTCACGCTCGACGTCGACGCGGCGCTAGCGTTGCCGGCCGACACCTCGGCGTCGATCCTGACCTCGGGGGTGCTCGGCGACCAGTACATCGCGCTCGAGCCGGGCGGAGACCCGGAGACGCTGCACTCCGGGGAGCAGATCTCGTTCACGCAGAGCGCGGTGATCCTCGAGCGGCTGATCGGCAAGCTGATCCAGAATCTCGGCTCGGGCTCGAAGGAGTAGGCATGGGGGGACGGAGCTCGCTCGCGTGTGGGCTGCTGGTGGCGGCTGCGTTGGGTGCCGGCTGCGCGAAGGGGCCCGCCGAGGATCCCTGGCAGGCCTGGAACCGTCCGGTGTTCCGCGTGAACGACGCCGCCGACCAGTGGGTCCTGCGCCCGATCGCACGGGGCTGGAGCTTCGTAACCTTCGAGGAGCTGCGCGACTCCGTGCGGCGCTTCTTCTTCAACCTCGCCTTCCCCTCGCGCTTCGTGAGCAGCGTGGGGCAGGGCGAGGGCCTGAAGGCGGCCGACGAGGTGGGGCGCTTCCTGGTCAACAGCACGGTCGGGATCGCCGGGCTCTTCGACCCCGCCACCCACTTCGGCTTCCCGCGCCACGACGAGGACCTGGGCCAGATGTTCGGGCGCTGGGGGATCCCGCCGGGCCCCTACCTGGTGCTGCCCGTGCTCGGCCCCTCGAGCCCGCGCGACGCGGTGGGCACCGGGCTCGACCTGCTCCTGAACCCCCTCCTGTGGGTCGACGTCCCGGTCTACGGGCTCGGGGTCCTCAACGCCGTCAACAGCCGCGCGCTCGCCGACGACGAGATCCAGCGCGCGCGCGCGACGGCCCTCGACTTCTACGTCTTCGTGCGCGATGCCTACGTCCAGAACCGCGCGGCCGCCGTCGCCGACCGGGAGCAGGCCTCGCCGGCCAAGGGCGCCGGCCCCTACGACGACCTGTACGATCTGCCCGACGAGGAGTGAGCCCGATGCGCCGTGTCCTGCTTCCCGCCGTCGCCGCCGCCGTCCTGCTCGGCGCATCGGTGCTCGCCCGGGCCGCCGTGGCGCCGGCCGAGGAGGAGGCGCGCCGCTTCGTCCAGCAGACCATCGACGACGTGCTGGGCGTGCTCCACGACTCGTCCCTGACGCTCGACCAGAAGAAGGACCGCGTGGAGGCGATCGCCTACGAGCGCTTCGACTTCGAGCTGATCTGCCGCTTCGTCCTGGCCCGGAACTGGAACACGATGAGCGAGCAGCAGCAGCACGATTTCGTCGACGCCTTCAAGAAGCACCTCTCCGCCACCTATCGCGACACCCTCGACAGCTTCAGCGACGAGAAGATCCTCGTCGACGGCTCGCAGCCCGAGGCGCGCGGCGACGTCACCGTGAAGACGATCGTCCGCCAGGGCAGCGGCGATACCCGGGTCGACTACCGCCTGCGCAAGACCGACGCCGGCTGGCGCGGCATCGACGTCATCATCGAGGGCGTCTCGCTGGTCCAGAACTTCCGCACCCAGTGCCAGGAGATCATCAGCGCCGAGGGGGCCGACGCGCTGATCCAGAAGCTCCGCGACAAGCAGATCCAGCTCGATCCCAAGGTCGAGAAGGGCTGAGATGGCGGGGCTGCGCGACGACCGCTCGAGCCCCGTCCTGGCCGCGCTGCTCCTTGGCCTGGGCGTCGCCGCGGCCGGCTGGCTCGGCGCACAGGGCCTCGCCCGGCTGCGCACCCAGGACCGCTTCGTCACGGTCAAGGGCTCGGCGGAGCGCATCGTCGACGCCGACCTCGTCGTCTGGCCGCTGCCCCACACCGTGGTCGGCAACGACCTCGCCGACGTCCAGAGCCAGCTCGAGGCCAACAGCGAGACCGTGCGCTCCTTCTTCCAGCAGGCCGGCTTCGGGGCCGACGAGATCGTGGTCTCGCCGCCGCGCCTCGAGGACCGCTGGGCCTACAGCTACGGCGACCAGCGCCCGCCCGAGCGCTATCGCTACTCGACGACCGTGACCCTGCGCACGAGCCGCGTCGCCGAAGCGCTCGCGGCGCTGCGCCGCAGCGGTGAGCTCGTGAGCCGCGGCGTCCTGATCGGCGAGGGCAGCACGCCAGAGTTCGCCTACACCGGCCTGAACGAGATCAAGCCCGAGCTGATCGCCGAGGCCACCGCCAACGCCCGCAAGTCCGCCGAGCAGTTCGCGAACGACTCGGGCGCGCGGCTCGCTGGCATCCGCACCGCCAACCAGGGCGTCGTCTCGATCGAGGACCGCGACCAGGGAAGCCCGCAGGTCAAGAAGGTGCGGGTGGTCACGACGGTCGAGTACTTCCTGCGCGACTGAGGGCGCCGGCCCTCAGCTCCTCGCGGGCGGCGCCGTCAGACCCTCCGTCCCGTGCGCGACGCCGAGGTCGAGCTTCTGGGCGAGCGCGTAGCGGCGGGCGACGTCCTCCCAGGACCAGAGGTCCCAGAGCGCCTCGAAGTACTGCTTCTTCTCCGTCTGGTACTGGAGATAGTAGGCGTGCTCCCAGGCGTCGATCACGAGCAGCGGGACACCGCCCTGGGTGATCTGCGACTGGTGGTCGTGGATCTGCGTGGTCCCGAGCCTCCGCGTGAGGGGGTCCCAGACGAGCGCGGCCCAGCCGGAGCCCATGATGGTCGCGGCGGCGCTCACGATCTGCTGCTTGAAGGCGTCGAAGCCGCCGAAATCGCGCTCGAGCGACGCGGCCAGCTCCCCCTTCGGCTGCCCTCCGCCGTCGGGCGAGAGGTTCTGCCAGAAGATGCTGTGCAGGACGTGCCCGGACACGTGGAAGGCGAGCCGGCGCTCGAGCGACGCGATCTGCTCGAAGTCGCGCTTGCGCCGGGCGTCGGCGAGCGCCTCGACGGTCTTGTTCGCCCCGTCCACGTAGGCGCGATGATGCCGGTCGTGGTGGAGCTCCATGATCCGCTGCGAGAGATGGGGCTCGAGCGCGTCGTGCGGGTAGGGCAGATCCGGGAGTGCGTAGCGAATCACGGTGCGATGACCTCCTCGTTCTCCGTCGCCCGCCATCCTCGGGTCGGCGCCGGGCGCCGGAGCGCGGCCGGTCGCTCCGGCCGCGTGCGATTCCTGCGTTGCACTCCCGGTGCCAACCCGCGGAGGGCGGCCGGGCGCGCGCCGCCTCGCCACGCGGGATCCCGGCCCCGCACCCGCCCGCGGTGTGCAACGCGAAGCCCGTCTTTGTAGAAACGACGAGCCGCACTCCACCCGAGGGCCCGGGAGCGGCGGCCGTCCGCTACCGTCCGGGCCGTCCGCCCGAGGGGCCGTTAGCTCAACGGTAGAGCAGCGGGCTTTTAACCCGTTGGTTCTGGGTTCGAGTCCCAGGCGGCCCACCAGGGAAATCAATGGGTTGCGTCGCCTCGTCGGGATCGCCGTCGAGGGCAGGGGCCGTATAGGGCCGTCCGGAGCCGCCGAGCTCGGCGAACGAGAGGTCGTTCTCCTCCTCTCGCATGGCGTGCGCGTAGACGCGCAGTGTGAACGCGGGGTCCTGATGGCCGAGCTGCTGCGCGACCCAGCGCACGCTCTTGCCCGCGCGAAGCGCCCACGTCGCCCAGCTGTGGCGCGTCGCGTGGAAGCGCAGCGGGCGGACTCCATGGGCCTCTCCGCGCCGGCGCACGCGCTCCCAGTGACGCGCGAAGTTCGTCTCGTCCCACGGCGTGCCGGTCCGGGAGCAGAAGACCCACTCGGGCGGCGGGCTCGCGGGCTCGGCGCTCCCCGGCTCGAGCGCTGCCCGAGCCTGTAGCGCCGCGTGCTGGCGTCGCACGGCGAGCAGGTCGAACAGCTCGTTGGCGAGGGTCTCCGTCATCGCAACGCTTCGCCAGCGTCCGCTCTTCGGGGTCGTCACCCGCCGCATCGTAATCGCGCGTCGGATCGCCAACGTGCGGTGCTCGAAGTCGATGTCCGGCCATTTGAGGCCCAGGATCTCGCCTTTCCGGCATCCGGTAGAGAAGGCGAGCACGAGAGCTGGGGCGAAGCGTGGCTCGTACTCTCGTGCGAGCGCGATCAGTCTCGCCGCCTCCTCGGGCGTCCAGTACTCCACTTCGGGCGTCTCGATCGCGACTCGCCGGTCCACCCGACGCATCAGCTCCCCCACCCTCGCCGCCGGGTTCCGCGCCACGGTCCCCTCTCGCTGCGCCAGGTAGAGAACGCGACGGAGGACACCGAGAGCGTTCTGGACCGTCTTCGGGGCCAGTCCTTGCTCCAGCTACCAGCGACCGCTCGCTTCGCGTTCGCCCACTGCTGCGCGCACGTGCGGCGCAAGCTCCTCGGGTGCGAGCCTGCCTTCCCGCAGGCCGACGAGGCGTTGGATCAGATCGGCCGGCACTACGGCGTCGAGGCTGAGGATCGACGGAGGCATCCGCACAGGAATCGAGATTCAGCAGATGTGCCGGCACTATTCTCTGGTGCGATGAAAGTTGCTCTGGCAGAATGCGCGCCGTCGCAGGCGGGTGTCGCCCGGAAGGGGCATTGCCGAGCCGCGTTAGCCGAGGCTGTGTTTGGGGCTGTCGAACGGAACGCTCGAGCAATCCGAGGTGGCGTGGAGGGCCGGGCTCGGGCGCTGGGGCATTCGGATCCGGCTCCTCGAGCACCCCGCCCTGGTTCTGCCCTTCTTGGCCGGCGCCTCCTCGATCGCGAGCCTGCTCGGCTACTTCTACGGCTTGTTCTCGATGCGCACCGGCGTGTCGCTCGTCGTTGTCCCGGGTCTCCTCTCCGCCGCGGCCTTCGTATGGCTGGCACGGCGGCGCGGTCGGGCAGACTTGGCCGATCGCGTTCTGGGAGGAATCTTCGCGGGCGGCGTCGCAACGCTGTTCTACGACATGTGTCGAATTCCACTCGTCCATGCTGGCCTCCCGATTTTCAAGGCGATCTCCTACTTCGGAGCGCTCATCGTGGGCGGGACCGCGGTCACTGCGGAGGCGCAGCTGGCGGGCTGGGCCTACCACTATTCGAACGGGGTCGGCTTCGCGCTCATGTATGCCACGCTCGCGGTCCGCGACCGACTCTGGACCGCCGTCGCCTGGGGCGTCTTCCTCGAGACGGCGATGCTGCTGACACCGTACGCGGAGGTCTTTGGCTACACGCGCGGCCGGGAGTTCTTGGCAATCACGCTCGGCTCCCACCTCGTGTACGGATTGGGGCTCTGGGCCGGATTGCGGCTCTGGGGCCGCATCCGTCGGCCGCTGCCCTGGCGGCTCGTCACGACAGGGTTCCTCCTACCGGCGCTCGGGGTCGGCCTCGTCGGGGCCGACTTCCACCGCATCCATGCCGAGAAGCTCCCCCCGGCGCCGCCTGCCGCGCTCGGCGAACATCTTCACACGACGTGGAACGTGCTCGAGGTGGACCGGATCATCACGCTCTGGCTCGTGAAGCGCTTCATCGACCCCGATGCCCGCTTCGCGCTGCTGCCTCCCTTCACGCGGACTCCGTACGGGCAGCCCCTCGACGTGCCGGAAGCGGAGATCCGGCGCTCGGGAGCGAAAGCAGCCGCGGAAGTGGCGATCGAGCGCCACTCGCTCGACTCCGACCCTGCTCTTCAGCGCCTCGGGGCGATCGCGACCCATTTCGAGATCCATTCCTGGGCTGCGCCGCCTGCCGACGCGCGCGAGCTGGGAACCGTCCTGCGCGAGCAAGCCGAGCAATGCGGCCCGAAGCCGGACGAGCGTTGTCTCGATCCACTCTTCGCGACGCTCGATGCCTGGTATCGAACGGGCGGCTCCCTGAATCCTTCGACCGGGGACGAGCACTGACGGACGATGTCATCGAGTGGGAGGAAGCCATGGATCGGAAGCGCGCCAGTCTGGCATTCGTGGCGGTATCGATCGCGTGGATCGTGGGTCTCGGCTGCACGCCGGTGGGTCTGGGAGGCGATCCGATCGTCTGGCCGAAGGCGGCACGGCTCGGTGACACGCTCGCGATGTCGCTCGATTCGAACTACGTGCCGGTCTTGGGGGGGTACTACGAGAAGTACAATCTCTCGGTCGACAACGTGACGCTCCAGATCAAGCAGGGGACGACGGTCCTCGCGACCGCCACGCCGCGCGCGGTCTTCGACGGCTTGTCGGCTCCGGCAGGCGTGCTGAACGTCACCAAGGCCGGCCCCTTCCTCACCATCGTCGTCTTCGACCTGCCGACCTCGATCTCGGCGGCCTTCCCCGTGGCGACGAAGGTGCACATGCTCGTGAACGGGGTGGCGCCGACCTGGAACTCGATCGGGAGCCTGGAGATCCTCGGGACGGGCGGGAGCCCGATCGTCTTCACCAGCGATTCCAATCCAACCGGCCTCGGCCCGCGCCCGACGCTGCGACTCCAGGGTCGCGCCGCGACGGCTCAGGTCGATGGCTTCGACCCGGAGTGGGAGATCGGCTCGATCGAGTTCACGCTCCAGTACCCGAGCGGCGCCGTTTCGCAGCCGGACGTGTTCCCCCTCACCGAAGCGAGCCGGGCGGTAGCCTTCACCAGCACGGGCGATGCGCCGGGCAGCGTCCGGATCTTCGTCGCCGATCCGCGTGGCTTCGTCCTCCCGATCGTCCCCCCGCCCTACCCCGACGCCGAACGGGTGGGCGAAGGCCCACTGCTCGACGTGACCTTCACGAAGGCGCCGGGCGTCGGCTTCGCCGCCACCGACTTCACGATCCGAGATCTCGAGGTTCGCGACCTGGATGGGAATCTGCTCACTCCGGTCTACACGCCGGGGACCGACACCACGCACTACTTCACGCGGATCGCCCGCAAGCACCTCGCGGAGTAGCGGCCATGAGCGCTGGAACGAAGGCTCGAACGGTCGTGTGGGGGGTCCCTGTCTTCCTGCTGGGTGTTCTGTTCGGGCCGTCCGTTTCGTCGGCTGCGCTCGGAGACGTCGACGAGGACGGCTCCCTGTCGATGGCGGACGCCTTGCGCGTACAGCGCCACGTGGCAGGAGAGCTGTCCCTGAGCGCTGCAGAGGAGGCGGCCGCGGACGTCGCTCCCTGGAGCGCGGTCGACGGTCCCGCACCGGATGGGGAGGTCGATGCCGGGGACGTAGTGGTCCTGCTGCGAGCGATCTCCGGCGAGATCTCGTTGGTCCCGCCCCCGGTACTGGACGCGATCCCGTCGCCGACCACGGCCAATCCGCAGGCCGTCACCGGCTCGAGCGGCTCGGGCTACGAGGTGACGCTCTACGTCAACGGTCAGCCCCAGGCGACGACGACCGCGAGCGCTGGGACCGGCGCGTTTTCGTTCTCGGCCATCCTCGACGACGCGAACGAGATCCATGCGATCGCTTCGGATGGCGTTTCGACCAGCGACCCGTCGACCTCCCAGAACGTCGCCTACCAAAACACGACGCCCCGGATCCAGGGCGGCACCGTCGCGGCGGGGGTCCACGTCTGGACTCCGGGCAACCCTGCCACCCCGTATTCGGTGACGAGCACCCTCGTGGTTCCAACCGGGGCGACGCTGATCCTTCAGCCAGGAGTCGAGCTGCGTTTCCTCGGGTCCACGCAGACGACTGGCGCTGCGGAGCTCCTGGTCAACGGCACGCTCCGCATACAGGGGACCGCAGGCGGAGTCGTGCGCCTCGTCCCGGAAACCGCAGGGACCTTTTGGAACGGGATCCGCGTGAACGGTACCTCCGCCACGGCGACGATCGAATCGGCCTACATCGAGCGGGTATTCAACGGGATCCGGGCCGAACAGGCGTGGGTCTCGGTGCGCAACAGCGAGATCCGGAACTTCGCCGAGGGCAGCTCCTGCTCGCTGTGTGTCGGCATTCGCTTCGACAATGCGCCGGGCGAGGCGGTAGGGAACCTGATCCACCGGGATCCTCCCACGCGGCGTGGGTCCGCCATCCATGTCGACGAGGCATCGCCGCTCCTGCAGGGCAACATCATTCGCCGGGCCGACGAGGGCATGCGAATCGTCGGGCCGCTCGTGGCGCCGGCGGCGACTCCCTCGGTGCTCGGCAACCTCATCGAGGACAACAACCGAGGAATCCAGATCGAGCGCCTTGCCAGTCCAACCATCAGCGGCGTCAACGTCATTCGCAGCAACACTGGGACCGGGATCAACGTCCAGGCGTCCAGCCGTGAACCGATGCCGGTGATCAACGGCAACGACATCTACGCCAACGGCCCAGCCGGCGTCCAGCAGAACCTGGCCTTCAGTGGCTACGTGGACGCGTCGGACCTGGTGGTTAACGCCGAAGGCAACTGGTGGGGATTCGCGAGCGCCTGGGAGATCTCGCGTCGGGTCTGGGATTTCAAGGTCGACGATAGCTACCTCGACCGGCCTCATGCCGACGTGGTGCCGTTCCTCGACGGTCCAGTGGCCGCGGGCGGAGGCCCGGTTGCAGGGTCCTTCCTGCACGGGCCGGTGACCCAGACCCTGACGACCCTGTCTCCCGGCACGGTGTACGACGTCGTCGGCTCGATCGTCGTGCCGGAGGGCAAGACGCTCAGCATTCCGCAGAACGTGACGCTCCGCATCGCCTGGGATGCAGAGATCCTCGTCGACGGACTGTTGAGCGTGGCGGGGGCGCCGGGGTCACGAGTCGTGCTGACTTCTCTCTCGCCGTCGGCGCCCTCGCTCGCCGACTACTGGGACGGGCTCGTCGTCCGCTCGAGCCCGTCCCTTTCGATCGATCAGGCCAGGATCCTCTACGCGAACCAGCCCATTTTCGCGACCAACACCCCGGTAACGGTTCGGGACAGCGAGATCACCTACTTCAATGCCGGTGGAATCCGGGTCGTCGACGGCACCGCGACGATCACGGGGAACCTGATCGATCGCGAGAGCTCCACGAGCGGTCACGTAGTCCGCCTCGAGGATACGGGTGGAACGATCAGCGGGAATACGATCAGTCAGGGAAGCTTCGGGATCTACCTGATCCATGGATCGAGTCCGCTGATCGAGAACAACACGATCACGGGCAATGGGACGGGTTTGTATCTCCAGGGGAGCGGCTCGGCGGGGGGCAACCCCGTTCCGGTGCTCCGCCACAATCGAATCTACGCGAACTCGCAACGCAACCTGAACGTCCTGCAGTACTACCACCTGGGTTCGACGGACCGGGTGGACGCCCGAGAAAACTTCTGGGGCACGGAGACTCCTGCTGGAGTCCGGGCAACGATCCTCGCCAATGACTTGGAAAGCGGTTTTCCGATCGCAGTGGATTTCTCGAACTTCACCAACTTCGATTTCGTGGTGGTCCCCGGGACCCATCTCACCAACACCGTGACGGCCGTGCGCCACGATCCATTGCGATTCCGCCCGGGCGCCGGCGAGACCGGCAACGTCCGCTTCGAGCTCTTGGCACCCTCGTCAGTGACCGTACGAATCTACGACGAGGCGACGAACGCCCTGACGCGTGAGATCGTCACGAGTCTGCCGGCGGGCGATCAGGTCGTGCCCTGGGATGGGCGTGATGGCTCCGGCGTCTACGCACCGGCCAACGCCTACTACTACCGCATCGATGCGACCGATGGCGCGAATGTCGGCATCTACACCACGCCGTCGACCATGGCCAACCCGGTGACCGGTGTGTTCGGCGCCGTGCCGAACGCGTACAACGTCTACGCGAACGACTTCGTGGACTTCCAGATGGACGCGCTGAACGCGGGAGCACGCCCGCGGATCGAGGTGAGGCCGGACGGGGAGCCGACGTTCCGGATCGACGGCGGGCGAGCCTACCCGAAGGGCGTCTCGAGGGTCGTCTGGGACGGACGTCGCCCGGACGGCTCGCTGATCGGCAACAAATTGGCCTACGTGTACGTCGCGGTCGATTCCGGGAACGCGATCGTCCCCAACAGCTTCGTGGTCGAGCCCGCGCCGACCGTGGGAGGCGTCGCGCCGGTCGTCGAGGTGAAGGCGGACCCCTATCGCGTCCATCACAGCTACGACCAGATCTCCCGCATCGCCTACCGCATCGATCAGCCAGCCGTGATCACGCTCAAGCTGCTGCCGCCGGGGGTCGCCGACTTCGCGGATCCGAGCGCGGTGGTGTTGATCGGAGGCGAGCTCCAGCAGGCGCAGAGCGACGGGGTGCCGATCGACCACGTCGCCGAATGGAGCGGCTACGACCCGAACGATCCGACGCCGGCGAACGTCAACGAGATCCGCACGCTCGCGGACGGAGTTTCCACCTTTGCGATCCAGGCCGTCAGCGCCGTGACCGGTCACAGCACGCTCTATCGCGGCGTGATCGACGTGCGGCGGTGAGGATACAAGGCATCGCCGCACTCGCCGTCTGCGTCGTCGGCGGCTTTGCGGGACAGGCTTCGGGCGCGGACGAGAGCGGCGGACGCATCGGTTACCTGGCGCCCGCGAACGGCTATTGGCAGGCCTGGATCCAGGAGCTGGGAGGCGACCCCCGGCAGATCACGGGATCCCCCGGCGACAAGACGCGCTGCTCGTGGTTCCCCGACGGTAAGGCAATGCTGGTGAGCTCGACCGCCGGCGAGGTGGTGCGCGTCGGACTCGACTCGCTCGAGGAGACGAAGCTGCCGCTTCCGCGCGGAATCCATGACGCGGCTGTTTCGCCCGATGGAGACAGGATCGCGTTCTCGATGAGTCCCGGCGGGACCCGCGACGCGAACGAGATCTTCGTCGCCGCGCCCGACGGGTCCGCGATGACGCGGCTCACGCGTCTCGGCGCGTTGCAGCACGAGCCTGCCTGGAGCCCGGACGGGAAGTGGATCTATTTCCTGTCCGGAGACGGCGGCCAGGCGCACGACATCTGGCGCGTGTCGGTCGACGGCTCGGCGCAGGAGCAGCTGACCGCGGGCGAGCTGTATCACTTCGACGTGGCAGCGGGGCCCCGCGGCCTGCTGGCCTTCTCGGGCAATCGCGGCGGCCGCTACGCGATCTGGGTGAAGCCGGCTGCGGGTGCGTCGCGCGTCATCGCCGGCGACGCCGCGTTCGCGGCTGGGCCGTCGTTCGCGGGCGATGGGCGTGAGCTGGCCTTCGAGCGCGCCGTCGACGGCGGCGCCAGCGCGATCTTTCGAACTCCTGTCGATGGAAGCGGGTCCGAGCGCCTGGTGGTCGGCGCCCCCGCTCGGCGGCCGTGCTGGGAACCGGCTCGGCGAAGGCTGCGATGAGGCTCCTGGCCGCCTTCCTCTTGCTCGCTTGGGTCCTGTCGCCCCCCCGCGCTCCGGCGTCCGAGATCACACAGGTCTCGCACGATCCGGCGGCCTTCGATCCTGCGAAGGACGAGATCGTCAGGATCCGCTTCCACCTAGGTCAGCCTGGATCGGTGACCCTTCGAATCTTCGACGCGCGGAACCTCCTGGTGCGCGAGATCCGAAGTCGCGGACCGTCGTCGGCCGGCGTGCAGGAGCTCACCTGGGACGGCGAGGATCAAGCAGGCAGGCGTGTCCCGCCGGAGGCCTACCA
The DNA window shown above is from Deltaproteobacteria bacterium and carries:
- a CDS encoding ATP-binding cassette domain-containing protein; the protein is MQVEARDLHFARGDRRIFRGLSCAFPRGKISVVAAASGGGKTTLLRMIACLLQPDRGSLVVDGTQDLARLGREEVVRYRRRVGMLFQFGALLDTFTLYDNVALPLREHSELGEDEIHGEVRRVFEAVGLEGVDHLLPGELSGGMVKRAGLARALIEKPELLLCDEPFSGLDPPTVRRVEELLVAVNRRFGATLVVTSHHPQSTLRIADHLVMIGEGAAVEGEPRELMRRDAGAAEFFLDALPPPASGAAAR
- a CDS encoding VacJ family lipoprotein, which codes for MGGRSSLACGLLVAAALGAGCAKGPAEDPWQAWNRPVFRVNDAADQWVLRPIARGWSFVTFEELRDSVRRFFFNLAFPSRFVSSVGQGEGLKAADEVGRFLVNSTVGIAGLFDPATHFGFPRHDEDLGQMFGRWGIPPGPYLVLPVLGPSSPRDAVGTGLDLLLNPLLWVDVPVYGLGVLNAVNSRALADDEIQRARATALDFYVFVRDAYVQNRAAAVADREQASPAKGAGPYDDLYDLPDEE
- the mlaD gene encoding outer membrane lipid asymmetry maintenance protein MlaD, encoding MRESPARELWVGLFVLAGLAALAWLSFSVGGVESLRAGGLQLTATFDEIGGLKKRAQVVISGVRVGQVKSIDLSDDFRARVTLDVDAALALPADTSASILTSGVLGDQYIALEPGGDPETLHSGEQISFTQSAVILERLIGKLIQNLGSGSKE
- a CDS encoding MlaE family lipid ABC transporter permease subunit, with protein sequence MSPAGPVRALGALVLRSLRGLGRFALFTASVLRAGSRPPLRLRRLVGEIYDAGVLSLLIVCVSGFAVGMVLGLQGHNTLSRFGAEESLGAVVGLSLIRELGPVLTSLLVAGRAGSAMAAEIAAMGVTEQLDGLRMMSVDPLDFVVAPKAFGMIVAMPLLSTLFVVFGILGGWTVGVALLGGDPGSYLSTLEQAVAFREDVVGGILKGVVFGLLVGFVATFRGYTARTTTAGVSAAATSTVVIASVATLIFDYFITALWGY
- a CDS encoding adenylosuccinate synthase gives rise to the protein MATLVAIGAQWGDEGKGKIVDWLSPRADLVVRFQGGNNAGHTLVVDGEQTVLHVVPSGVLHAGTVNLIGPGVVVDPGVLIQELERLRERGVLRDPARVRVSGRAHVILDWNVALDKAREESRERGAIGTTGRGIGPTYEDKVARRGIRVADLLDPSSLAAQVERLAQEKNFELAEVHGWERVDAAQVLARAVAYGRALAPYVDHTGRLLARALREGKNVLFEGAQGTFLDVDHGTYPYVTSSNCVAGAACTGAGIGPTRIDRVLGISKAYTTRVGGGPFPTEDTGALGEQLRTRGSEFGATTGRPRRCGWLDVVMLREAAVVNGLTGIALNKLDILSGLPELRVATAYRIDGKQTDEFPMTLGELARAEPVYETLPGWSADLSEARRWEDLPDAARRYVARIEALVEVPVELISVGPGRDATITRSDPFRAA
- a CDS encoding ABC transporter substrate-binding protein; translated protein: MRRVLLPAVAAAVLLGASVLARAAVAPAEEEARRFVQQTIDDVLGVLHDSSLTLDQKKDRVEAIAYERFDFELICRFVLARNWNTMSEQQQHDFVDAFKKHLSATYRDTLDSFSDEKILVDGSQPEARGDVTVKTIVRQGSGDTRVDYRLRKTDAGWRGIDVIIEGVSLVQNFRTQCQEIISAEGADALIQKLRDKQIQLDPKVEKG